From Oreochromis niloticus isolate F11D_XX linkage group LG15, O_niloticus_UMD_NMBU, whole genome shotgun sequence:
AATCCAGGGAGAGATGGTGTAAATCCTGATGAATGAAACCTTAGCTTGACATTCCTGACTTTTCCCCTCAAAGGAATCCCCCTTTCCAAACAAACAATTCCAAGAGATTCTTCGATAATCTTCGCTGTGGCCCTTTACTTCAACACTAAGCTATTTACAAACATCATGGCAGTGACAGGTTTCATATTGAAGTACCATCtaataataaacacacataatagaaaaaataaacaattaccttaaaaacacataaattaaTCATGCTAAATATTTATTCCATCtttaagtgccaaaaaatatAACTAATTTGCATATGAATATTGCTCAAATGAATGAGTTATGAAATCTCACCAGTTTAAAAGTATTAACCAATTACATTTATCATGTGGAACACTGAATATGGAATGAACACAAATCAATTAATCAActgataaaacataaaaatataactAATGACCACTATAAAagtttaatgaaaataaaatgtgggTTTACAGTGCACTGCTTTTACAAGTTTTTAAAACCTATGGCTATAGAGCTAaaaccagggctggactggcaTACCTGGCATTTTACTGGTGAGCTGAAACTATTTTGGGTCCATgggtcaattaaaaaaaacactgcacacAGGCTGTACAGGCACTGACAGCACCccatttgttcattttaattACTGACACTGTATTGCTCCCTCAAATCACTTAATGCCACCAATGccacaggatatttctaattttagagatgttgcacaaatggaagaaagcagtcctatatatttgtttaatatgtgcattgaaggacatatcctagtcaaaaatgactcacagtgttactggaggccaaggtaacgCCATATttctcttcaaataagccattcctctgcagataaTCAGTTAGCTGTTGTGCATCTAcactttcaagaatttttgaacagtaaatggactggttcctATACACCACTTTTTTACtctaactgagcactcaaagcgctttatacaactgcctcattcacaccagcatctttttctgtgtaacggcttctatctaacattcacacacattcatacacaggtggatgcatcggagagcaacttggggttagtatcttgcccagggTATTTGGCATGGACACTGGAGCAGACGGGGAtcgaacaaacaaacaagcgaGATATGTTGATCGTATTTAAgactgaagcattaattaatggcaaggcttctttgagcagtcttgtaaGAATGGGGTCTGAAAGACATGTTgctggtttggaggaagtaattactgacattaactcagaaagatcaattggagaaaaagactctAAATCAGCAtagtgtcttgatgcatgctcaaacATCCAgataaggaaatcccaaaaagttgattctgttcatttggacgtagcgttttcagtgggagaaacgtttcgtccctaatccaagtgacttcttcagtctcagctgactgcaggttatCCCAGCCTTACTTGGTTGATCCAACTACCTTCATCCAAAATGTTTGGGAGTGGGGGAATCAACCACTGATCTCAGCACAGTTATAGTCAGAGACAGAATACCAGGGCGGTGGCTGCGATAAAGGCAATAAGGCTCGATGTAGACGGGTGTAATGGTATACAACATACAAAGAATAACAATAGTTTTGTTGTCTGTAATATTTATGCTCCTTGTGAAACTCCTGAAAATGAGGAGGAATATCTTAGTAGGCTGGCTCTTATTCCTCTTGCTGGTAAAAGTCTTGATATGTAGAACCAAGCAggataaatactacattttccTTCGTTTAAACGTTAAGACAATGTTCTCGTAGtccagaaaaagctgaaatgccTTGGTTATTTTATTACTGATTAAataactgatgatgatgatgatagatGACAATGTTGTAAGCAAGTTTAGCTTCTGTTCAGTTTCACTATACTGCCCCTGTGGTCATCTTAAATATagcatgcagaagttgcatttCACATACAATGATGCAATGAGAATCCTCATTGCATCTACCTAGAGGAGGGAGTGCCAGTCAGATGTTTGTAATTGTAGGTGTTTGTACTTTTAAAGTACTTTTGAAGAAGTTAATGTTCACTTTTGTAGAATATTTGGATGCTTCTGCTAACGATATAATTTCAGCACTCACAAATCCTACTAGTTGTTCCAATCATTTATCCAGTCTGAGGAAGCGCTGGTTTAAGTGTTTATGTGTAAACTGATTTCTTATAATTGTGCTGTTTGTAACATTAGATCTGTGTTCATTGCAGATTATATTTATAATATGGtttaatgtttaaacatatttttatattttcattttggtTTTGCAAATTGTGCTTTGTGTAATCATGGTCTTTTATTAAAGCTTTCATTAATTCATTCATAGTTGTTTATTATTACTGAAgattatatttttgttatttgtggAGATAAAAGGTCAGATAAGGGTTTCTCATTCAGAAAGATTTAGTTATAATCAAATATGTTTACAGTTTGATTACAAATGCATCAAAAGGATCATGACTGTTGCCGACAACAACTGGAAAACTGAGTCATTGTCCATCCCGAACAACAGGGGGCGAAACTGTGCGACCCGATCTCGTCAGCTGTAACCCGGAAGCAGTAACATAAAGCTCTCCAGCTGGAGGGGAGATGTGGATTTAATAAGATCTGATTTATGAGGAAAATGAAGCTCAAAGCTTGTCTTCAGAGGCTGACAGCTGCTCCGATCGCAGGTACAACACATCCAGGTGATGGGAGCCAGGAAGACTTAATAAATCTGCctttaaatcaatttttttcTGCTCAAGTGACGTAAAGAAACCGACTAATTCCTGCAGATTCCCTTTCTTtgtacttttacattttttttgttgatgCAAGTGTTTGTTCTCTGATATGAAAACACATGGGGCGCCTGTAAATACAAAGTTAATGTAATGTTGGGCATTTTGTGAATTTTGGCGCTAAATCTCCATGGTGACAGGTCATTTAGATGAGAGGAAATCAGAAATGGCGGCAGCAGAAAGACTGAGTTTAAATAACAACAGGCTGATGGTAGACCCAGAAATCATTGATATCCGTTTATATGTGGATCCAGCCACATGATTTGGAACAACCCGCTGAACTTAACCTGCACGAAAATAGAAAAGAGTAAATCTTGACTCTTTAGGCGCTAATGTCTCATTATTACAGAAGCATATTTTCTTTGAGAAACATTCTAACGTGTTTTTGAAtcacagtttaaaatgtttaatatgaacaAATGCGACATTTTTATCAAAGTCCGAAAGATTTCGAAAGCGCTCGTTTTAATCAGTTTGTAAACAGCAGTTACGGAAAGTTTTGTAACCCGCACGGACTTTGAATCTCCCGCAATCGTGTAGGGGTCACGTGAGCACTTCTCTGGACCTGATTGATCGGACTGTTTAAAGGGACTCATTGAGCTGCGTTCCCATTGGCCAGCAGTTCGAGCGCCAAGATTCCAATAAAAGGGCAAGCTGCAGCAGAAACCCTTCACTGTCTCCGTCTGTCCGCTGCTACTAGCTTTAGCTTTCTGCTCCTTTTAGCTTcttagttttcttttctttgtgtccGTTTGCACCCGAGAAGTCACGATGCTGTCCGCGCGTTCCACGCTTTCTGTGAAGAACGAGCAGACCCTCAGCGGGCAGCTGGACAAAATGTCTCTGGACAAAGAGAACACGGTGAGGCTGCTTCAGCTTCCCGCTCACAGAGGCCGCCGATTCTCTGTCGTCACCGATCAATCACAGGTATCGATAAAGAGCCCGTTTGTGTGCTGACGGTCTGTGTCTCCTTTCAGCCCCCGGGCCTGAACAGCAGCCGCATCCTGGCGTCCAAAACCGCGCGGAGGATCTTCGACGCTGCTGCGGTAAGTGAGAGAAAAGCCGCAGGAAGCTTCGCGCTTTTAGCGGATTCCGCATATGAGTGGACCGAGTCGGTGCTGAGCTCACTGACCACAGCTCCGTGTGTGTTACTGCGCAGATGTGGCGCCTAAACTGTGGCCGTGGCGCCAACAGTGAGCGGCAGGGTTGCGGTCGATTCGGGGTTCTAGTTCATTAGGAACAGCTGCTGTGGTGTTCAGGCTTCATgctgtttctgttattttgtcCACCACCTTCAGTTCAGTGAACGATAAAGGCAGCAAGTCTGCACAAACTttcacttttcattgtttttgctCCAAAATCATTGAATCAACTGATCAATAATCCTGAGCAATggtctttgtcttcagcccaaaGTGAAAAAGAGCAGCAGCTCGCAGGAGGAGGAGCCTCTGCTGAAGGAGAACCCTCGCCGCTTCGTCATCTTCCCCATCAAATACCATGACATCTGGCAGATGTACAAGAAGGCAGAGGCATCCTTTTGGACAGCGGAGGAGGTGGGTGGAGCTGCTGTAATGGGGCGGGGCCTGATGCTGGCCACAGTGATGCTGACGtgctctctctgtgcaggtgGATCTGTCCAAGGACCTGCAGCACTGGGAGGCCCTGAAGGACGAAGAGCGCTACTTCATCTCCCACGTGTTGGCCTTCTTCGCCGCCAGTGACGGCATCGTCAACGAGAACCTGGTAAGCTGCCGCGCCCGCTCTCACAGATCGTTCGGAGGTCACGGACGGCTGTAACGCTCTTGTTGTCGCTCTTTGACCACCAGGTGGAGCGCTTCATGCAGGAAGTGCAGGTGACGGAAGCCCGGTGTTTCTACGGTTTCCAGATCGCCATGGAGAACATCCACTCAGAGATGTACAGCCTGCTGATCGACACGTACATCAAGGACCCCAAAGAGAGGTACGCAGGTGGCGGGGCCAAAACCTGTTCTCTACTGGCTTAACTGGCCTGAACTGATCTAACTGGTGAGTGACTGTGTGTTCCTGCCCTCAGAGAGTACCTGTTTAACGCCATCGAGACCCTGCCGTGCGTGAAGAAGAAGGCCGACTGGGCGCTCAACTGGATCGGCAACAAGAACGCCACCTATGGTAAATAAGCCGCCGCTCATTAGGCCACCTGGCACAATGGCTCCGCCTCCTGCAGCTTCATTGATTATTGTCTGTTTATTGATCTGAAGGAGAGCGCGTGGTGGCCTTTGCCGCCGTGGAGGGGATCTTCTTCTCGGGCTCGTTCGCCGCCATCTTCTGGCTGAAGAAAAGAGGCCTGATGCCCGGCCTGACCTTCTCCAACGAGCTCATCAGCAGAGACGAGGTGAGGCGCCGTGTTGGTGTCGGATCGCAGGTATTGATCCAGTGATGATGTCATTCTTaacgtacgtgtgtgtgtgtgtgtgtgtgtgtgcgtgctgcgTTCAGGGTCTGCACTGTGACTTTGCCTGTCTGATGTTCAAACACCTGCTGAACAAACCGCCCAAGGAAACTGTCATCAGCATCATCAAGAACGCCGTGGAGATCGAGCAGGTCGGTCCCAGCTTCACCTGCAGCTGCTCTGCTGGGCCCACTGGTTCATGGTGGCTTTGCTGGTTCAGGATGGCTTTAATGGGTTTACTGGTTTGTTTACAGGAGTTCCTGACTGACGCTCTGCCCGTGAAGCTCATCGGGATGAACTGCGACATGATGAAGCAGTACATCGAGTTCGTGGCCGACAGACTGCTGCTGGAGCTCGGCTTCTCCAAGGTAACGCCCCAcacaggtcatgtgatcatgtgactgacctaaaggcagaaaaacagcGTCACGAAACATCTCATCTGAGCGACAagctaaactttttaaaaatgcatatatatatttatcagtTCCCACACAAAGACGCATCTTAGGAACTCATTGACCTCAGAGAGCAACATAATGAAAGGGATGATGGTGTTGAGTGATGATGAAGTGCGCAGGGGTACGGACCTCAGCCGGTGATGGGGCTGAGTGCTGCTGCAGACTCTGATCAGAGGACGAGTGGTTCTCTGACGGGCAGCGGCAGCGCGACACAGACGCCTGTCTGAACTCGCCCATGGGTGGGGTCAGGTGACCTCGGGGTTGGAGCAGTGGGCAGAGCTGACTGACATGGTGTTTCTGTGTGCAGATCTACCGGGTGGAGAACCCTTTTGACTTCATGGAGAACATCTCCCTGGAGGGAAAGACCAACTTCTTTGAGAAGCGGGTGGGCGAGTACCAGAGGATGGGCGTGATGGCGGCGCCCACGGACAACACCTTCAGGTTGGACGCCGATTTCTGATGCTGGAGCGTCCCTGCCATCACACTACCTCCGTCCCGGTGCATGCTGGGACAGACTCTTGGACTTTAAGGGTCAAATGATGATCTCAAACTTTATTTACAGACTTGCGAGTCTGCGAGCCACAGCATTAGACCTGATCAGATCTAAAGCTGCGGCTCAGTGCTGTGTAAATATGTCagggtttttaaatgt
This genomic window contains:
- the LOC100698853 gene encoding ribonucleoside-diphosphate reductase subunit M2 isoform X1, with translation MLSARSTLSVKNEQTLSGQLDKMSLDKENTPPGLNSSRILASKTARRIFDAAAPKVKKSSSSQEEEPLLKENPRRFVIFPIKYHDIWQMYKKAEASFWTAEEVDLSKDLQHWEALKDEERYFISHVLAFFAASDGIVNENLVERFMQEVQVTEARCFYGFQIAMENIHSEMYSLLIDTYIKDPKEREYLFNAIETLPCVKKKADWALNWIGNKNATYGERVVAFAAVEGIFFSGSFAAIFWLKKRGLMPGLTFSNELISRDEGLHCDFACLMFKHLLNKPPKETVISIIKNAVEIEQEFLTDALPVKLIGMNCDMMKQYIEFVADRLLLELGFSKIYRVENPFDFMENISLEGKTNFFEKRVGEYQRMGVMAAPTDNTFRLDADF
- the LOC100698853 gene encoding ribonucleoside-diphosphate reductase subunit M2 isoform X2 translates to MYKKAEASFWTAEEVDLSKDLQHWEALKDEERYFISHVLAFFAASDGIVNENLVERFMQEVQVTEARCFYGFQIAMENIHSEMYSLLIDTYIKDPKEREYLFNAIETLPCVKKKADWALNWIGNKNATYGERVVAFAAVEGIFFSGSFAAIFWLKKRGLMPGLTFSNELISRDEGLHCDFACLMFKHLLNKPPKETVISIIKNAVEIEQEFLTDALPVKLIGMNCDMMKQYIEFVADRLLLELGFSKIYRVENPFDFMENISLEGKTNFFEKRVGEYQRMGVMAAPTDNTFRLDADF